The following are from one region of the Erinaceus europaeus chromosome 22, mEriEur2.1, whole genome shotgun sequence genome:
- the CHGA gene encoding chromogranin-A isoform X3, with amino-acid sequence MHPAAVLALLLCAGQAFALPVGSPADRGDPEVMKCVIEVISDTLSKPTPMPVSQHCFETLRGDERILSVLRHQNLLKELQDLALQEGPAEGPKEAEKRGGDGDHGRGAGGPQVPAEPAPRSSTEEDKQAPREEEATTTHPPPSLPGQKRPGLPAKGGAKAPSPDLADGEKGVRAEGGQQKEHQEEEAGEKAGSEDEGPPATADPHPTSGHKDGWPGDQARDGAGKMGAEKLPSGKEWERPRQQEPGAGAPQGLFQGGRKLGQLAKEWADTRRWSRLGQLAEERTAGAYEEPDRSMKLPFQAPAYDLRGLGPLPPRGWGPSSQEDHGEASLPLQLRGYPEEKKEEEGSANRRPEDQELESLSAIEAELEKVARQLQALRQG; translated from the exons GTGATGAAGTGCGTCATTGAAGTCATCTCTGACACGCTCTCCAAGCCCACCCCCATGCCCGTCAGCCAGCACTGTTTTGAGACCCTCCGTGGAG ACGAGCGCATCCTGTCAGTCCTGAGACATCAGAACCTGCTGAAGGAGCTACAAGACCTCGCTCTCCAAG AAGGCCCGGCAGAGGGGCCCAAGGAGGCTGAGAAGAGAGGCGGTGACGGAGACCACGGCAGGGGCGCAGGCGGACCCCAGGTCCCCGCAGAGCCCGCCCCCCGGTCCAGCACGGAGGAGGACAAGCAGGCCCCCAGGGAGGAGGaggccaccaccacccacccgccGCCCAGCCTCCCCGGCCAGAAGCGCCCAGGCCTGCCAGCCAAGGGGGGCGCCAAGGCCCCTTCCCCTGACCTGGCGGACGGGGAGAAGGGTGTGAGGGCTGAAGGGGGGCAGCAGAAAGAGCACCAGGAGGAGGAGGCTGGAGAGAAGGCCGGCTCTGAGGACGAGGGCCCCCCCGCCACCGCCGACCCCCACCCGACCTCTGGCCATAAGGATG GTTGGCCCGGGGACCAGGCCAGGGACGGAGCCGGGAAGATGGGCGCAGAGAAGCTCCCCAGCGGGAAGGAGTGGGAGCGTCCCCGGCAGCAGGAGCCGGGGGCAGGGGCCCCCCAAGGCCTCTTCCAGGGCGGCAGGAAGCTGGGGCAGCTGGCCAAGGAGTGGGCAGACACCAGGCGCTGGAGCAGGCTGGGGCAGCTGGCCGAGGAGCGGACGGCGGGGGCGTACGAGGAGCCCGACCGCTCCATGAAGCTCCCCTTCCAGGCCCCGGCCTACGACCTCCGGGGCCTCGGGCCGCTGCCCCCTCGGGGCTGGGGGCCGTCCTCCCAGGAGGACCACGGGGAGGCCAGCCTGCCCCTCCAGCTGCGTGGCTAcccagaggagaagaaggaggaggagggtagCGCCAACCGCAGGCCCGAG GACCAGGAGCTGGAGAGCCTGTCGGCCATCGAGGCGGAGCTGGAGAAGGTGGCCCGCCAGCTGCAGGCCCTGCGGCAGGGCTGA
- the CHGA gene encoding chromogranin-A isoform X1 codes for MHPAAVLALLLCAGQAFALPVGSPADRGDPEVMKCVIEVISDTLSKPTPMPVSQHCFETLRGDERILSVLRHQNLLKELQDLALQGAKERTQQKHSGLEEALGAQGNRALWKEGPAEGPKEAEKRGGDGDHGRGAGGPQVPAEPAPRSSTEEDKQAPREEEATTTHPPPSLPGQKRPGLPAKGGAKAPSPDLADGEKGVRAEGGQQKEHQEEEAGEKAGSEDEGPPATADPHPTSGHKDGWPGDQARDGAGKMGAEKLPSGKEWERPRQQEPGAGAPQGLFQGGRKLGQLAKEWADTRRWSRLGQLAEERTAGAYEEPDRSMKLPFQAPAYDLRGLGPLPPRGWGPSSQEDHGEASLPLQLRGYPEEKKEEEGSANRRPEDQELESLSAIEAELEKVARQLQALRQG; via the exons GTGATGAAGTGCGTCATTGAAGTCATCTCTGACACGCTCTCCAAGCCCACCCCCATGCCCGTCAGCCAGCACTGTTTTGAGACCCTCCGTGGAG ACGAGCGCATCCTGTCAGTCCTGAGACATCAGAACCTGCTGAAGGAGCTACAAGACCTCGCTCTCCAAG GTGCCAAGGAACGGACACAGCAGAAGCACAGCGGCCTGGAGGAGGCTCTGGGCGCACAGGGCAACCGTGCCCTGTGGAAGG AAGGCCCGGCAGAGGGGCCCAAGGAGGCTGAGAAGAGAGGCGGTGACGGAGACCACGGCAGGGGCGCAGGCGGACCCCAGGTCCCCGCAGAGCCCGCCCCCCGGTCCAGCACGGAGGAGGACAAGCAGGCCCCCAGGGAGGAGGaggccaccaccacccacccgccGCCCAGCCTCCCCGGCCAGAAGCGCCCAGGCCTGCCAGCCAAGGGGGGCGCCAAGGCCCCTTCCCCTGACCTGGCGGACGGGGAGAAGGGTGTGAGGGCTGAAGGGGGGCAGCAGAAAGAGCACCAGGAGGAGGAGGCTGGAGAGAAGGCCGGCTCTGAGGACGAGGGCCCCCCCGCCACCGCCGACCCCCACCCGACCTCTGGCCATAAGGATG GTTGGCCCGGGGACCAGGCCAGGGACGGAGCCGGGAAGATGGGCGCAGAGAAGCTCCCCAGCGGGAAGGAGTGGGAGCGTCCCCGGCAGCAGGAGCCGGGGGCAGGGGCCCCCCAAGGCCTCTTCCAGGGCGGCAGGAAGCTGGGGCAGCTGGCCAAGGAGTGGGCAGACACCAGGCGCTGGAGCAGGCTGGGGCAGCTGGCCGAGGAGCGGACGGCGGGGGCGTACGAGGAGCCCGACCGCTCCATGAAGCTCCCCTTCCAGGCCCCGGCCTACGACCTCCGGGGCCTCGGGCCGCTGCCCCCTCGGGGCTGGGGGCCGTCCTCCCAGGAGGACCACGGGGAGGCCAGCCTGCCCCTCCAGCTGCGTGGCTAcccagaggagaagaaggaggaggagggtagCGCCAACCGCAGGCCCGAG GACCAGGAGCTGGAGAGCCTGTCGGCCATCGAGGCGGAGCTGGAGAAGGTGGCCCGCCAGCTGCAGGCCCTGCGGCAGGGCTGA
- the CHGA gene encoding chromogranin-A isoform X2, giving the protein MHPAAVLALLLCAGQAFALPVGSPADRGDPEVMKCVIEVISDTLSKPTPMPVSQHCFETLRGDERILSVLRHQNLLKELQDLALQGAKERTQQKHSGLEEALGAQGNRALWKGPAEGPKEAEKRGGDGDHGRGAGGPQVPAEPAPRSSTEEDKQAPREEEATTTHPPPSLPGQKRPGLPAKGGAKAPSPDLADGEKGVRAEGGQQKEHQEEEAGEKAGSEDEGPPATADPHPTSGHKDGWPGDQARDGAGKMGAEKLPSGKEWERPRQQEPGAGAPQGLFQGGRKLGQLAKEWADTRRWSRLGQLAEERTAGAYEEPDRSMKLPFQAPAYDLRGLGPLPPRGWGPSSQEDHGEASLPLQLRGYPEEKKEEEGSANRRPEDQELESLSAIEAELEKVARQLQALRQG; this is encoded by the exons GTGATGAAGTGCGTCATTGAAGTCATCTCTGACACGCTCTCCAAGCCCACCCCCATGCCCGTCAGCCAGCACTGTTTTGAGACCCTCCGTGGAG ACGAGCGCATCCTGTCAGTCCTGAGACATCAGAACCTGCTGAAGGAGCTACAAGACCTCGCTCTCCAAG GTGCCAAGGAACGGACACAGCAGAAGCACAGCGGCCTGGAGGAGGCTCTGGGCGCACAGGGCAACCGTGCCCTGTGGAAGG GCCCGGCAGAGGGGCCCAAGGAGGCTGAGAAGAGAGGCGGTGACGGAGACCACGGCAGGGGCGCAGGCGGACCCCAGGTCCCCGCAGAGCCCGCCCCCCGGTCCAGCACGGAGGAGGACAAGCAGGCCCCCAGGGAGGAGGaggccaccaccacccacccgccGCCCAGCCTCCCCGGCCAGAAGCGCCCAGGCCTGCCAGCCAAGGGGGGCGCCAAGGCCCCTTCCCCTGACCTGGCGGACGGGGAGAAGGGTGTGAGGGCTGAAGGGGGGCAGCAGAAAGAGCACCAGGAGGAGGAGGCTGGAGAGAAGGCCGGCTCTGAGGACGAGGGCCCCCCCGCCACCGCCGACCCCCACCCGACCTCTGGCCATAAGGATG GTTGGCCCGGGGACCAGGCCAGGGACGGAGCCGGGAAGATGGGCGCAGAGAAGCTCCCCAGCGGGAAGGAGTGGGAGCGTCCCCGGCAGCAGGAGCCGGGGGCAGGGGCCCCCCAAGGCCTCTTCCAGGGCGGCAGGAAGCTGGGGCAGCTGGCCAAGGAGTGGGCAGACACCAGGCGCTGGAGCAGGCTGGGGCAGCTGGCCGAGGAGCGGACGGCGGGGGCGTACGAGGAGCCCGACCGCTCCATGAAGCTCCCCTTCCAGGCCCCGGCCTACGACCTCCGGGGCCTCGGGCCGCTGCCCCCTCGGGGCTGGGGGCCGTCCTCCCAGGAGGACCACGGGGAGGCCAGCCTGCCCCTCCAGCTGCGTGGCTAcccagaggagaagaaggaggaggagggtagCGCCAACCGCAGGCCCGAG GACCAGGAGCTGGAGAGCCTGTCGGCCATCGAGGCGGAGCTGGAGAAGGTGGCCCGCCAGCTGCAGGCCCTGCGGCAGGGCTGA